A window of Melopsittacus undulatus isolate bMelUnd1 chromosome 2, bMelUnd1.mat.Z, whole genome shotgun sequence contains these coding sequences:
- the SETD4 gene encoding SET domain-containing protein 4 isoform X3, whose translation MKKSRGRTGRKRRRKHLRTPGGVNCSHNLEYVKLKKWLKDRGFEDGNLRPAEFWGTGRGLMTTKALQAGDLIISLPEKCLLTTSTVLSSCLGEYIMKWKPPVSPLIALCTFLVAEKHAGEKSPWKPYLDILPKTYTCPVCLGHDAPLFAENTETIFNYSALEWAWCTVNTRTIYMKHSQRECFSIEPDVYALAPYLDLLNHSPNVQVKAAFNEQTRRYEIWTKSQCKRYEEVFICYGPHDNQRLLLEYGFVAVDNPHSSVYVSSDTLLKYFPPVDKQRNAKLSILRDHDFLENLTFGWDGPSWRLLTALKLLSLGADEFTSWKRTLLGDVVSARNEQQTLTITAKICHFLIEETQHILLQISQLKRSKENLQTHLSLVEALHLENLKILQKSAENLCSFSMATT comes from the exons atgaagaaaagcagaggtcGGACAGGCcgaaagagaagaagaaagcactTGCGGACTCCTGGTGGAG tcaaCTGCAGTCACAATCTGGAATACGTTAAACTTAAGAAGTGGCTGAAAGACAGAGGATTTGAAGATGGTAATTTAAGGCCAGCGGAGTTCTGGG GTACAGGAAGAGGACTGATGACAACAAAAGCTCTTCAG GCAGGGGATCTGATTATTTCATTGCCTGAGAAGTGCTTACTCACCACGAGCACTGTCCTTAGTAGCTGTTTGGGAGAATACATTATGAA ATGGAAGCCTCCTGTATCTCCTTTGATAGCACTGTGCACATTTCTAGTAGCAGAGAAACATGCTGGTGAAAAATCTCCATGGAAGCCATATCTTGATATTTTACCGAAGACATATACTTGCCCTGTTTGTTTGGGGCATGATGCA CCTTTGTTTGCTGAGAACacagaaactatttttaacTACAGTGCTCTCGAGTGGGCTTGGTGCACTGTTAATACCAGGACAATATATATGAAACATTCACAGAGGGAATGTTTTTCTATTGAGCCAGATGTTTATGCTTTGGCACCATATTTAGATTTGCTAAACCACAGTCCAAATGTTCAG GTAAAGGCTGCATTTAATGAGCAGACAAGAAGATATGAAATTTGGACAAAATCACAGTGCAAAAGATATGAAGAAGTATTTATCTGCTATGGGCCTCATGATAATCAGCGACTGCTACTAGAATATGGATTTGTTGCTGTGGATAACCCTCATAGCAGTGTTTATGTCTCATCAG ATACTCTTCTCAAATATTTTCCACCAGTGGACAAGCAGAGAAATGCGAAACTTTCCATTCTAAGGGATCATGATTTCTTAGA AAACCTGACCTTTGGATGGGATGGACCGTCTTGGAGACTCCTTACTGCTCTCAAGTTGTTAAGTCTTGGTGCAGATGAATT TACTTCCTGGAAGAGAACGCTCCTTGGTGATGTAGTTTCAGCCAGAAACGAACAGCAGACTTTGACTATAACAGCAAAAATATGCCATTTTTTAATAGAGGAGACACAGCATATCCTTCTTCAG ATTTCCCAATTGAAAAGGAGCAAAGAGAACCTGCAAACGCACTTATCTTTGGTAGAAGCATTGCACTTGGAAAACCTGAAGATACTACAAAAATCAGCTGAGAATCTCTGTAGCTTTAGTATGGCGACAACTTGA
- the SETD4 gene encoding SET domain-containing protein 4 isoform X6: MKKSRGRTGRKRRRKHLRTPGGVNCSHNLEYVKLKKWLKDRGFEDGNLRPAEFWGTGRGLMTTKALQAGDLIISLPEKCLLTTSTVLSSCLGEYIMKWKPPVSPLIALCTFLVAEKHAGEKSPWKPYLDILPKTYTCPVCLGHDAVRLLPEPLRTKAQEQRMMVHELYMSSKAFFSSLQPLFAENTETIFNYSALEWAWCTVNTRTIYMKHSQRECFSIEPDVYALAPYLDLLNHSPNVQVKAAFNEQTRRYEIWTKSQCKRYEEVFICYGPHDNQRLLLEYGFVAVDNPHSSVYVSSDTLLKYFPPVDKQRNAKLSILRDHDFLENLTFGWDGPSWRLLTALKLLSLGADEL; this comes from the exons atgaagaaaagcagaggtcGGACAGGCcgaaagagaagaagaaagcactTGCGGACTCCTGGTGGAG tcaaCTGCAGTCACAATCTGGAATACGTTAAACTTAAGAAGTGGCTGAAAGACAGAGGATTTGAAGATGGTAATTTAAGGCCAGCGGAGTTCTGGG GTACAGGAAGAGGACTGATGACAACAAAAGCTCTTCAG GCAGGGGATCTGATTATTTCATTGCCTGAGAAGTGCTTACTCACCACGAGCACTGTCCTTAGTAGCTGTTTGGGAGAATACATTATGAA ATGGAAGCCTCCTGTATCTCCTTTGATAGCACTGTGCACATTTCTAGTAGCAGAGAAACATGCTGGTGAAAAATCTCCATGGAAGCCATATCTTGATATTTTACCGAAGACATATACTTGCCCTGTTTGTTTGGGGCATGATGCAGTAAGACTTCTCCCTGAACCTCTACGCACGAAGGCTCAAGAGCAGAGAATGATGGTCCATGAGTTGTACATGTCTTCCAaggctttcttctcttccctgcagCCTTTGTTTGCTGAGAACacagaaactatttttaacTACAGTGCTCTCGAGTGGGCTTGGTGCACTGTTAATACCAGGACAATATATATGAAACATTCACAGAGGGAATGTTTTTCTATTGAGCCAGATGTTTATGCTTTGGCACCATATTTAGATTTGCTAAACCACAGTCCAAATGTTCAG GTAAAGGCTGCATTTAATGAGCAGACAAGAAGATATGAAATTTGGACAAAATCACAGTGCAAAAGATATGAAGAAGTATTTATCTGCTATGGGCCTCATGATAATCAGCGACTGCTACTAGAATATGGATTTGTTGCTGTGGATAACCCTCATAGCAGTGTTTATGTCTCATCAG ATACTCTTCTCAAATATTTTCCACCAGTGGACAAGCAGAGAAATGCGAAACTTTCCATTCTAAGGGATCATGATTTCTTAGA AAACCTGACCTTTGGATGGGATGGACCGTCTTGGAGACTCCTTACTGCTCTCAAGTTGTTAAGTCTTGGTGCAGATGAATTGTAA
- the SETD4 gene encoding SET domain-containing protein 4 isoform X1, producing the protein MKKSRGRTGRKRRRKHLRTPGGVNCSHNLEYVKLKKWLKDRGFEDGNLRPAEFWGTGRGLMTTKALQAGDLIISLPEKCLLTTSTVLSSCLGEYIMKWKPPVSPLIALCTFLVAEKHAGEKSPWKPYLDILPKTYTCPVCLGHDAVRLLPEPLRTKAQEQRMMVHELYMSSKAFFSSLQPLFAENTETIFNYSALEWAWCTVNTRTIYMKHSQRECFSIEPDVYALAPYLDLLNHSPNVQVKAAFNEQTRRYEIWTKSQCKRYEEVFICYGPHDNQRLLLEYGFVAVDNPHSSVYVSSDTLLKYFPPVDKQRNAKLSILRDHDFLENLTFGWDGPSWRLLTALKLLSLGADEFTSWKRTLLGDVVSARNEQQTLTITAKICHFLIEETQHILLQISQLKRSKENLQTHLSLVEALHLENLKILQKSAENLCSFSMATT; encoded by the exons atgaagaaaagcagaggtcGGACAGGCcgaaagagaagaagaaagcactTGCGGACTCCTGGTGGAG tcaaCTGCAGTCACAATCTGGAATACGTTAAACTTAAGAAGTGGCTGAAAGACAGAGGATTTGAAGATGGTAATTTAAGGCCAGCGGAGTTCTGGG GTACAGGAAGAGGACTGATGACAACAAAAGCTCTTCAG GCAGGGGATCTGATTATTTCATTGCCTGAGAAGTGCTTACTCACCACGAGCACTGTCCTTAGTAGCTGTTTGGGAGAATACATTATGAA ATGGAAGCCTCCTGTATCTCCTTTGATAGCACTGTGCACATTTCTAGTAGCAGAGAAACATGCTGGTGAAAAATCTCCATGGAAGCCATATCTTGATATTTTACCGAAGACATATACTTGCCCTGTTTGTTTGGGGCATGATGCAGTAAGACTTCTCCCTGAACCTCTACGCACGAAGGCTCAAGAGCAGAGAATGATGGTCCATGAGTTGTACATGTCTTCCAaggctttcttctcttccctgcagCCTTTGTTTGCTGAGAACacagaaactatttttaacTACAGTGCTCTCGAGTGGGCTTGGTGCACTGTTAATACCAGGACAATATATATGAAACATTCACAGAGGGAATGTTTTTCTATTGAGCCAGATGTTTATGCTTTGGCACCATATTTAGATTTGCTAAACCACAGTCCAAATGTTCAG GTAAAGGCTGCATTTAATGAGCAGACAAGAAGATATGAAATTTGGACAAAATCACAGTGCAAAAGATATGAAGAAGTATTTATCTGCTATGGGCCTCATGATAATCAGCGACTGCTACTAGAATATGGATTTGTTGCTGTGGATAACCCTCATAGCAGTGTTTATGTCTCATCAG ATACTCTTCTCAAATATTTTCCACCAGTGGACAAGCAGAGAAATGCGAAACTTTCCATTCTAAGGGATCATGATTTCTTAGA AAACCTGACCTTTGGATGGGATGGACCGTCTTGGAGACTCCTTACTGCTCTCAAGTTGTTAAGTCTTGGTGCAGATGAATT TACTTCCTGGAAGAGAACGCTCCTTGGTGATGTAGTTTCAGCCAGAAACGAACAGCAGACTTTGACTATAACAGCAAAAATATGCCATTTTTTAATAGAGGAGACACAGCATATCCTTCTTCAG ATTTCCCAATTGAAAAGGAGCAAAGAGAACCTGCAAACGCACTTATCTTTGGTAGAAGCATTGCACTTGGAAAACCTGAAGATACTACAAAAATCAGCTGAGAATCTCTGTAGCTTTAGTATGGCGACAACTTGA
- the SETD4 gene encoding SET domain-containing protein 4 isoform X4, producing the protein MLFFPSLPQRQAGDLIISLPEKCLLTTSTVLSSCLGEYIMKWKPPVSPLIALCTFLVAEKHAGEKSPWKPYLDILPKTYTCPVCLGHDAVRLLPEPLRTKAQEQRMMVHELYMSSKAFFSSLQPLFAENTETIFNYSALEWAWCTVNTRTIYMKHSQRECFSIEPDVYALAPYLDLLNHSPNVQVKAAFNEQTRRYEIWTKSQCKRYEEVFICYGPHDNQRLLLEYGFVAVDNPHSSVYVSSDTLLKYFPPVDKQRNAKLSILRDHDFLENLTFGWDGPSWRLLTALKLLSLGADEFTSWKRTLLGDVVSARNEQQTLTITAKICHFLIEETQHILLQISQLKRSKENLQTHLSLVEALHLENLKILQKSAENLCSFSMATT; encoded by the exons atgttgttttttccttctctccctcaaaGGCAGGCAGGGGATCTGATTATTTCATTGCCTGAGAAGTGCTTACTCACCACGAGCACTGTCCTTAGTAGCTGTTTGGGAGAATACATTATGAA ATGGAAGCCTCCTGTATCTCCTTTGATAGCACTGTGCACATTTCTAGTAGCAGAGAAACATGCTGGTGAAAAATCTCCATGGAAGCCATATCTTGATATTTTACCGAAGACATATACTTGCCCTGTTTGTTTGGGGCATGATGCAGTAAGACTTCTCCCTGAACCTCTACGCACGAAGGCTCAAGAGCAGAGAATGATGGTCCATGAGTTGTACATGTCTTCCAaggctttcttctcttccctgcagCCTTTGTTTGCTGAGAACacagaaactatttttaacTACAGTGCTCTCGAGTGGGCTTGGTGCACTGTTAATACCAGGACAATATATATGAAACATTCACAGAGGGAATGTTTTTCTATTGAGCCAGATGTTTATGCTTTGGCACCATATTTAGATTTGCTAAACCACAGTCCAAATGTTCAG GTAAAGGCTGCATTTAATGAGCAGACAAGAAGATATGAAATTTGGACAAAATCACAGTGCAAAAGATATGAAGAAGTATTTATCTGCTATGGGCCTCATGATAATCAGCGACTGCTACTAGAATATGGATTTGTTGCTGTGGATAACCCTCATAGCAGTGTTTATGTCTCATCAG ATACTCTTCTCAAATATTTTCCACCAGTGGACAAGCAGAGAAATGCGAAACTTTCCATTCTAAGGGATCATGATTTCTTAGA AAACCTGACCTTTGGATGGGATGGACCGTCTTGGAGACTCCTTACTGCTCTCAAGTTGTTAAGTCTTGGTGCAGATGAATT TACTTCCTGGAAGAGAACGCTCCTTGGTGATGTAGTTTCAGCCAGAAACGAACAGCAGACTTTGACTATAACAGCAAAAATATGCCATTTTTTAATAGAGGAGACACAGCATATCCTTCTTCAG ATTTCCCAATTGAAAAGGAGCAAAGAGAACCTGCAAACGCACTTATCTTTGGTAGAAGCATTGCACTTGGAAAACCTGAAGATACTACAAAAATCAGCTGAGAATCTCTGTAGCTTTAGTATGGCGACAACTTGA
- the CBR1 gene encoding carbonyl reductase [NADPH] 1 yields MSSIPVAVVTGSNKGIGFSIVQALCQQFSGDVYLTARDPGRGQEAVKKLQEKGLRALFHQLDIDDLQSIRALRDFLKEKYGGLDVLVNNAGIAFKMHDTTPFAVQAEVTLKTNFFGTRNVCTELLPLVKPYGRVVNVSSMVSRSALGKCSGELQQKFRSNTITENELVDLMTKFVEDTKKGVHEKEGWPNTAYGVSKIGVTVLSRIQARMLNEERKDDHILVNACCPGWVRTDMAGPKAPKSPDEGAETPVYLALLPSNADGPHGQFVSEKTVQTW; encoded by the exons ATGTCCAGCATACCAGTGGCTGTGGTGACCGGATCCAACAAAGGGATCGGATTCTCAATTGTTCAGGCTCTATGCCAGCAGTTCTCAGGGGACGTGTACTTGACAGCCAGAGACCCCGGCCGTGGCCAGGAAGCAGTGAAAAAGCTCCAGGAGAAAGGACTGCGTGCACTCTTCCATCAGCTGGATATCGACGATCTGCAGAGCATCAGAGCTCTCCGTGACTTCCTAAAGGAGAAATATGGAGGGCTCGACGTGCTGGTTAACAATGCAGGGATCGCTTTCAAAA TGCATGACACAACTCCATTTGCGGTCCAAGCAGAGGTTACACTGAAGACAAACTTCTTTGGAACGAGGAATGTTTGCACAGAATTGTTGCCTCTTGTGAAGCCTTATG GTAGAGTGGTGAATGTCTCTAGTATGGTAAGTAGATCAGCTCTGGGAAAGTGCAGCGGAGAACTACAGCAGAAGTTTCGCAGCAACACTATCACTGAGAATGAGTTAGTGGACCTCATGACTAAATTTGTGGAAGATACAAAAAAAGGTGTGCATGAGAAGGAGGGTTGGCCAAATACTGCCTATGGGGTCTCCAAAATTGGTGTCACAGTCTTGTCCAGGATTCAAGCCCGGATGttaaatgaggaaagaaaagatgaccACATCCTTGTCAATGCCTGCTGTCCTGGATGGGTGAGAACAGATATGGCAGGTCCTAAGGCCCCTAAATCACCAGATGAAGGGGCTGAGACCCCAGTTTACTTGGCCCTTTTGCCTTCAAATGCTGATGGTCCTCATGGCCAGTTTGTTAGTGAAAAAACTGTTCAAACCTGGTAA
- the SETD4 gene encoding SET domain-containing protein 4 isoform X2: MIVNCSHNLEYVKLKKWLKDRGFEDGNLRPAEFWGTGRGLMTTKALQAGDLIISLPEKCLLTTSTVLSSCLGEYIMKWKPPVSPLIALCTFLVAEKHAGEKSPWKPYLDILPKTYTCPVCLGHDAVRLLPEPLRTKAQEQRMMVHELYMSSKAFFSSLQPLFAENTETIFNYSALEWAWCTVNTRTIYMKHSQRECFSIEPDVYALAPYLDLLNHSPNVQVKAAFNEQTRRYEIWTKSQCKRYEEVFICYGPHDNQRLLLEYGFVAVDNPHSSVYVSSDTLLKYFPPVDKQRNAKLSILRDHDFLENLTFGWDGPSWRLLTALKLLSLGADEFTSWKRTLLGDVVSARNEQQTLTITAKICHFLIEETQHILLQISQLKRSKENLQTHLSLVEALHLENLKILQKSAENLCSFSMATT, from the exons ATGATag tcaaCTGCAGTCACAATCTGGAATACGTTAAACTTAAGAAGTGGCTGAAAGACAGAGGATTTGAAGATGGTAATTTAAGGCCAGCGGAGTTCTGGG GTACAGGAAGAGGACTGATGACAACAAAAGCTCTTCAG GCAGGGGATCTGATTATTTCATTGCCTGAGAAGTGCTTACTCACCACGAGCACTGTCCTTAGTAGCTGTTTGGGAGAATACATTATGAA ATGGAAGCCTCCTGTATCTCCTTTGATAGCACTGTGCACATTTCTAGTAGCAGAGAAACATGCTGGTGAAAAATCTCCATGGAAGCCATATCTTGATATTTTACCGAAGACATATACTTGCCCTGTTTGTTTGGGGCATGATGCAGTAAGACTTCTCCCTGAACCTCTACGCACGAAGGCTCAAGAGCAGAGAATGATGGTCCATGAGTTGTACATGTCTTCCAaggctttcttctcttccctgcagCCTTTGTTTGCTGAGAACacagaaactatttttaacTACAGTGCTCTCGAGTGGGCTTGGTGCACTGTTAATACCAGGACAATATATATGAAACATTCACAGAGGGAATGTTTTTCTATTGAGCCAGATGTTTATGCTTTGGCACCATATTTAGATTTGCTAAACCACAGTCCAAATGTTCAG GTAAAGGCTGCATTTAATGAGCAGACAAGAAGATATGAAATTTGGACAAAATCACAGTGCAAAAGATATGAAGAAGTATTTATCTGCTATGGGCCTCATGATAATCAGCGACTGCTACTAGAATATGGATTTGTTGCTGTGGATAACCCTCATAGCAGTGTTTATGTCTCATCAG ATACTCTTCTCAAATATTTTCCACCAGTGGACAAGCAGAGAAATGCGAAACTTTCCATTCTAAGGGATCATGATTTCTTAGA AAACCTGACCTTTGGATGGGATGGACCGTCTTGGAGACTCCTTACTGCTCTCAAGTTGTTAAGTCTTGGTGCAGATGAATT TACTTCCTGGAAGAGAACGCTCCTTGGTGATGTAGTTTCAGCCAGAAACGAACAGCAGACTTTGACTATAACAGCAAAAATATGCCATTTTTTAATAGAGGAGACACAGCATATCCTTCTTCAG ATTTCCCAATTGAAAAGGAGCAAAGAGAACCTGCAAACGCACTTATCTTTGGTAGAAGCATTGCACTTGGAAAACCTGAAGATACTACAAAAATCAGCTGAGAATCTCTGTAGCTTTAGTATGGCGACAACTTGA
- the SETD4 gene encoding SET domain-containing protein 4 isoform X5 has product MTTKALQAGDLIISLPEKCLLTTSTVLSSCLGEYIMKWKPPVSPLIALCTFLVAEKHAGEKSPWKPYLDILPKTYTCPVCLGHDAVRLLPEPLRTKAQEQRMMVHELYMSSKAFFSSLQPLFAENTETIFNYSALEWAWCTVNTRTIYMKHSQRECFSIEPDVYALAPYLDLLNHSPNVQVKAAFNEQTRRYEIWTKSQCKRYEEVFICYGPHDNQRLLLEYGFVAVDNPHSSVYVSSDTLLKYFPPVDKQRNAKLSILRDHDFLENLTFGWDGPSWRLLTALKLLSLGADEFTSWKRTLLGDVVSARNEQQTLTITAKICHFLIEETQHILLQISQLKRSKENLQTHLSLVEALHLENLKILQKSAENLCSFSMATT; this is encoded by the exons ATGACAACAAAAGCTCTTCAG GCAGGGGATCTGATTATTTCATTGCCTGAGAAGTGCTTACTCACCACGAGCACTGTCCTTAGTAGCTGTTTGGGAGAATACATTATGAA ATGGAAGCCTCCTGTATCTCCTTTGATAGCACTGTGCACATTTCTAGTAGCAGAGAAACATGCTGGTGAAAAATCTCCATGGAAGCCATATCTTGATATTTTACCGAAGACATATACTTGCCCTGTTTGTTTGGGGCATGATGCAGTAAGACTTCTCCCTGAACCTCTACGCACGAAGGCTCAAGAGCAGAGAATGATGGTCCATGAGTTGTACATGTCTTCCAaggctttcttctcttccctgcagCCTTTGTTTGCTGAGAACacagaaactatttttaacTACAGTGCTCTCGAGTGGGCTTGGTGCACTGTTAATACCAGGACAATATATATGAAACATTCACAGAGGGAATGTTTTTCTATTGAGCCAGATGTTTATGCTTTGGCACCATATTTAGATTTGCTAAACCACAGTCCAAATGTTCAG GTAAAGGCTGCATTTAATGAGCAGACAAGAAGATATGAAATTTGGACAAAATCACAGTGCAAAAGATATGAAGAAGTATTTATCTGCTATGGGCCTCATGATAATCAGCGACTGCTACTAGAATATGGATTTGTTGCTGTGGATAACCCTCATAGCAGTGTTTATGTCTCATCAG ATACTCTTCTCAAATATTTTCCACCAGTGGACAAGCAGAGAAATGCGAAACTTTCCATTCTAAGGGATCATGATTTCTTAGA AAACCTGACCTTTGGATGGGATGGACCGTCTTGGAGACTCCTTACTGCTCTCAAGTTGTTAAGTCTTGGTGCAGATGAATT TACTTCCTGGAAGAGAACGCTCCTTGGTGATGTAGTTTCAGCCAGAAACGAACAGCAGACTTTGACTATAACAGCAAAAATATGCCATTTTTTAATAGAGGAGACACAGCATATCCTTCTTCAG ATTTCCCAATTGAAAAGGAGCAAAGAGAACCTGCAAACGCACTTATCTTTGGTAGAAGCATTGCACTTGGAAAACCTGAAGATACTACAAAAATCAGCTGAGAATCTCTGTAGCTTTAGTATGGCGACAACTTGA